In Prunus dulcis chromosome 2, ALMONDv2, whole genome shotgun sequence, a single genomic region encodes these proteins:
- the LOC117618784 gene encoding inactive receptor-like serine/threonine-protein kinase At2g40270 isoform X2: MMMERLTLAHGSGSSVQMEKLWCCENLKDLCLGGTLTPELRNLVHIKSIILRNNSFTGIIPGGIGDLKELEVLDLGYNNFSGPLPADLGSNFSLAILLLDNNRLLGILSPEIYNLEILSKFQVDENQLSGTGRESSCNERSISWNLAHIEHSIRGRVLQAATVPPSEPKFFFSFDSFIPNKAPTPEGPEPSASDSGPDGPASSPNTDVAPAPSSNSNPISPPTAPASSPSLSAPVASSKSLASKLKVALLTGGTGVAVFLAILIIVMYLYKSNKVATVKPWATGLSGQLQKAFVTGVPNLKRSELEAACEDFSNVIGSSPIGTVYKGTLSSGVEIAVASLVETSAKCWCSNLELQFRKKIKTLSKVSHKNFVSLIGYCEEEEPFTRMMVFEYAPNGTLFEHLHIKEAEHLDWIMRMRIAMGVAYCLDYMHQLNPPIAHNNLNSSSVQLTEDYAPKVSEYSFWNETAEAEKESPGIKLFNTPSANRESNVYSFGVILFEMVTGRLPYSVDNGSLEDWASDYLRGEQPLKEMVDPTLESFQEEQLDRIGEVIRSCVHPDPKQRPPMREVSARLREITGISPDGATPKLSPLWWAELELLSPDGS; the protein is encoded by the exons ATGATGATGGAGAGGTTGACCCTTGCTCATGGTTCGGGGTCGAGTGTGCAGATGGAAAAGTTGTGGTGTTGTGA GAACTTAAAAGATCTTTGTCTGGGTGGAACGTTAACACCTGAGCTCAGGAACCTTGTCCATATAAAGTCTAT TATTTTGCGCAACAATTCCTTTACGGGGATCATTCCTGGAGGGATCGGAGACTTGAAGGAATTGGAGGTGTTAGATTTAGGATACAACAACTTCAGTGGACCACTTCCGGCAGACCTTGGCAGCAATTTTTCGTTGGCAATCCT CCTACTGGATAACAACAGGCTTCTTGGTATCTTATCTCCTGAAATTTACAACCTGGAGATTCTTTCCAAATTTCAAGTTGATGAGAATCAGCTTTCTGGTACAGGCAGAGAATCATCTTGCAATGAAAGATCCATTTCATG GAACCTCGCTCATATTGAACACTCTATTCGTGGGAGAGTGCTCCAAGCAGCAACTGTCCCTCCTTCAGagcctaaattttttttcagctTTGATTCATTTATTCCCAACAAAGCACCAACGCCAGAAGGGCCAGAACCTTCTGCTTCAGACTCAGGCCCAGATGGTCCGGCATCTTCCCCAAATACTGATGTTGCACCTGCACCATCATCCAACTCGAATCCAATTTCCCCACCTACCGCACCAGCTTCCTCACCTTCACTTTCTGCTCCAGTAGCAAGTTCCAAAAGTTTGGCATCAAAGCTTAAAGTCGCGCTATTGACTGGAGGCACAGGCGTGGCTGTTTTTCTTGCAATTTTAATCATTGTTATGTATCTTTATAAAAGCAACAAGGTAGCTACTGTCAAACCTTGGGCCACAGGATTAAGTGGACAGCTCCAAAAAGCCTTCGTCACTG GGGTACCAAATCTTAAGAGATCAGAGCTTGAAGCGGCTTGTGAAGATTTCAGTAATGTAATAGGTTCTTCACCAATTGGTACAGTGTACAAAGGGACATTGTCTAGTGGCGTTGAAATTGCGGTGGCTTCTCTTGTAGAGACATCTGCTAAGTGTTGGTGCAGCAATTTAGAGTTGCAGTTCAGGAAGAAG ATCAAAACATTATCAAAAGTGAGCCACAAGAATTTTGTCAGCCTTATTGGGTActgtgaggaagaagaacctTTCACTAGAATGATGGTTTTTGAATATGCTCCCAATGGGACACTTTTTGAGCATTTACACA TAAAAGAAGCTGAGCACTTGGATTGGATAATGCGAATGAGAATAGCAATGGGAGTGGCCTACTGCCTTGATTATATGCACCAGCTGAACCCGCCTATAGCTCACAACAACTTGAATTCTTCATCTGTCCAGCTAACAGAGGATTATGCGCCAAAGGTCTCAGAATATAGTTTCTGGAACGAGACCGCTGAAGCTGAGAAAGAATCACCTGGCATAAAGCTTTTTAACACACCATCAGCAAACAGAGAAAGTAATGTTTACAGCTTTGGTGTCATACTGTTTGAAATGGTAACAGGCAGACTTCCTTATTCAGTGGACAATGGCTCACTTGAAGACTGGGCTTCTGACTACTTGAGAGGTGAGCAACCCCTCAAAGAAATGGTTGATCCAACTCTAGAATCTTTCCAAGAGGAGCAGCTGGATCGAATCGGAGAAGTAATAAGATCTTGCGTCCACCCTGACCCGAAACAAAGACCGCCAATGAGAGAAGTCAGTGCAAGATTGAGAGAAATAACTGGAATTTCACCTGATGGGGCAACCCCAAAACTCTCCCCTCTTTGGTGGGCAGAGCTTGAACTGTTGTCTCCAGATGGAAGCTAG
- the LOC117618392 gene encoding non-classical arabinogalactan protein 30 — MASRQLIILISTLLIPLAFPSIAATEYDPKKPEEAQKKIDVVVEGMIYCQSCDHYGTWSLTDAEPIPSAKVSVICKNHKDQVSFYKAFVTDLKGYFYAQLEGFKMAHSILDHPLHGCHVKLVSSPLANCSDLSNVNNGLYGAPLRSENKRLLGRNYEAVIYAAGPLAFRPSHCSNTHS, encoded by the coding sequence ATGGCAAGCAGGCAGCTTATAATCCTCATTTCAACCCTCCTCATCCCACTGGCCTTCCCTTCCATAGCAGCCACTGAATATGACCCGAAAAAGCCTGAGGAAGCGCAGAAGAAAATCGACGTGGTGGTGGAAGGCATGATCTATTGCCAGAGCTGTGACCACTATGGAACATGGTCCTTGACTGATGCTGAGCCAATCCCTTCAGCTAAAGTCAGTGTCATCTGCAAAAACCACAAAGACCAAGTCAGCTTCTACAAGGCTTTTGTCACAGACCTTAAAGGCTACTTCTATGCTCAGCTTGAAGGCTTCAAAATGGCACATTCTATATTGGACCATCCCCTCCATGGGTGCCATGTGAAGCTAGTTTCTTCTCCTCTTGCCAATTGCAGTGACCTCAGTAATGTCAATAACGGTCTCTATGGTGCCCCTCTTCGTTCCGAAAACAAGAGattgttgggtaggaattatGAGGCAGTTATATATGCTGCAGGGCCTTTGGCTTTCCGTCCTTCTCATTGCTCCAATACTCACTCTTGA
- the LOC117618391 gene encoding F-box protein At2g26160-like, producing the protein MGDGGANVRDIILSGCGSDFDPEWASLPLLVVFLVLDKLMELIDHVRFAAVCKEWSCLAKDYNRSTQRWSPMLMIPTQLAKSIQTLVYSDCEGKIYKNIQDCCYHYNGGRYRYHQVIITLSNPFSSSKAVPPSHISLPPLESEEILFALSSGREVETRAKVMLSADPALNPDSYAVIAFFPGDYHIFYTGARFTEEGRSIWRNHRNASFQFYDAIFYKGLVYAADHLRGLIHSFDLNLKEDGSSSSSSRGEYITTHFMVFKVPPFNDEECESYEIGEYVELESLGDEALFVGDNYSLSVLASKFRGCQPNCIYFTDDSINFRQNAYIACDMGIFNLRG; encoded by the exons ATGGGTGATGGTGGTGCTAATGTTAGAGATATAATATTGAGCGGTTGTGGTTCTGATTTTGATCCAGAATGGGCAAGCCTTCCTCTGCTCGTTGTGTTTTTGGTGCTTGATAAGTTGATGGAACTCATCGACCATGTGCGATTTGCTGCCGTTTGCAAAGAATGGTCTTGTCTTGCGAAAGACTACAATCGTTCAACTCAGCGCTGGTCTCCCATGCTCATGATCCCAACCCAATTGGCAAAGTCTATTCAAACACTAGTCTATAGTGATTGTGAAGGAAAAATCTACAAGAATATTCAGG ATTGTTGTTATCATTATAATGGAGGCAGATATCGATACCACCAAGTCATTATAACTCTCTCGAACCCTTTCAGCAGTAGCAAAGCAGTGCCGCCGTCCCACATCAGTCTCCCTCCCTTGGAATCAGAAGAGATCCTATTCGCCCTGTCCTCCGGGAGGGAAGTCGAGACCCGCGCAAAGGTTATGTTGTCCGCTGATCCAGCTTTGAATCCGGACAGTTATGCGGTTATAGCATTCTTCCCTGGTGACTACCATATTTTTTACACGGGAGCAAGATTCACTGAAGAAGGACGAAGTATTTGGCGCAACCATCGAAATGCATCATTTCAGTTTTATGACGCTATTTTTTACAAAGGCCTCGTCTATGCAGCTGATCACCTTCGTGGGTTGATTCACTCGTTCGACCTTAATTT aaaagaagatggcTCGTCCTCGTCCTCGTCCCGCGGGGAGTACATCACCACGCACTTTATGGTTTTCAAGGTACCACCATTCAACGATGAAGAATGCGAATCGTATGAAATTGGGGAGTATGTTGAGCTCGAAAGCCTTGGAGATGAGGCTCTCTTCGTTGGGGACAATTACTCTCTATCAGTTTTGGCTTCCAAGTTTCGTGGGTGTCAACCAAACTGCATATACTTTACAGATGATTCCATCAATTTTCGACAAAATGCGTACATAGCATGTGACATGGGCATCTTCAACTTAAGAGGATAG
- the LOC117619031 gene encoding probable inactive serine/threonine-protein kinase bub1 isoform X1 — translation MANNDLFTSLIAEIKAYSGKDPLLPWLRGIRRMNDSLPPHTLKEKLPRFLQKCAQTFESDRRYRNDLRYIRVWLKLMDFVDDPRALLRTMEANQIGTKHSLFYQAYALYYEKNKKFEEAEKMYHLGVQKLAEPIGELEKSYEQFLRRLERHRRHRNQCQEKRTTKRPLSDRSIPPSGERNKENACRTGARPIEPEHDANISKHQVTAKIGSDESRMFGSDDTVVAKFVDTAVVGKSEAEDACHHGLVDPTINMKEAMSAINNMFREPLETAPVSRKSRQCQRRDDNLGNGFKVFVDENLDNRGKSEDKIEELSLPVLQHRRTATQQSLQEPLNIFIDDNKDSPDQSDVQNSTEDSTSPASHGNVFVFPNPKDLPGESSGDLDVGGSSQPRFREDTMVCRFVGSTISDEPQVENVCHHGLVDPTINLKEAMDDINNMFGKPMEFVRKRRVKKQDKGIDRKNDFGGFSILPDDNLDHKQEKKMPDLPRRSRDADLFEATVTTKEAMDEINKMFGMPLDF, via the exons ATGGCCAACAACGATCTCTTCACATCGTTAATCGCAGAAATCAAAGCCTATTCCGGCAAAGACCCTCTTCTCCCTTGGCTAAG AGGGATTCGAAGAATGAACGACTCACTCCCACCTCACACTCTAAAGGAGAAGCTGCCTCGCTTCTTGCAGAAATGCGCACAGACTTTCGAGTCCGATCGGCGATATCGAAATGACTTACGCTACATTCGAGTTTGGTTAAAGTTG ATGGATTTTGTAGATGATCCGAGAGCATTGTTGAGAACAATGGAGGCTAACCAAATTGGGACAAAGCACTCTCTATTCTATCAGGCATATGCTCTCTACTatgaaaagaacaagaaatttGAAGAGGCTGAAAAGATGTACCACTTGGGAGTGCAAAA GCTTGCAGAGCCCATTGGAGAGTTAGAGAAATCGTATGAGCAGTTCCTTCGTCGCCTGGAGAGACACAGGAGACACCGCAACCAG TGCCAGGAAAAGAGAACAACAAAAAGGCCTTTGTCAGATAGGAGTATCCCTCCAAGTGGAGAAAGGAACAAAGAAAATGCGTGCAGGACTGGGGCCAGGCCTATAGAACCTGAGCATGATGCAAATATAAGTAAGCATCAAGTGACTGCTAAAATAGGGTCAGATGAATCCAGGATGTTTGGCAGTGATGATACAGTTGTGGCGAAGTTTGTAGACACTGCCGTTGTTGGAAAGTCTGAAGCAGAAGATGCATGTCACCATGGATTGGTGGATCCTACAATAAACATGAAAGAGGCCATGAGCGCCATAAATAACATGTTTCGAGAGCCTTTAGAGACAGCTCCAGTTAGTAGAAAATCACGCCAATGTCAAAGGAGGGACGATAATCTGGGAAACGGATTCAAggtatttgttgatgaaaaCTTGGATAATAGAGGCAAATCTGAAGATAAAATCGAAGAGTTGAGTTTGCCAGTGCTGCAGCATAGGAGAACTGCTACCCAGCAGTCTCTCCAAGAACCTTTGAACATTTTCATTGATGATAATAAAGATAGCCCTGATCAGAGTGATGTCCAAAATTCGACAGAAGATTCTACCTCACCTGCTTCACATGGAAatgtttttgtgtttccaAATCCAAAAGATCTTCCAGGTGAAAGCTCTGGTGATTTGGATGTTGGAGGCTCATCTCAACCAAGGTTTAGAGAGGATACCATGGTTTGTAGGTTTGTTGGGTCTACCATTTCGGATGAGCCACAGGTGGAAAATGTTTGCCACCATGGTTTAGTAGACCCCACAATCAACTTAAAGGAAGCCATGGATGATATCAATAACATGTTTGGGAAGCCAATGGAGTTTGTACGGAAGAGGAGAGTGAAGAAGCAGGACAAAGGAATAGATagaaaaaatgattttggtggCTTTTCTATACTTCCTGATGATAACTTGGACCataaacaagagaagaaaatgccAGATTTACCACGAAGATCAAGAGATGCTGATTTGTTTGAGGCCACTGTAACAACAAAGGAGGCCATGGATGAGATCAATAAGATGTTTGGAATGCCCTTGGACTTTTAG
- the LOC117619508 gene encoding sorting and assembly machinery component 50 homolog B has translation MANSDSENQNPNNDHDDQRPSNVTVDDEPEPDEVDDDEDDEGEDEDDQEPSLPRNPLSEEARLRAEKSKLENLVHRMSTERVDLRVHDLLIKGNTKTKEHLIEAELEGIKKATTMQELLEAAGIANAKLQRLEIFDSVRITLDSGPPELPGTANVIVEVVETKSPISGEIGAYTKPAARSWTAEGSVKFKNLLGYGDLWDGSLAYGPSQTSELSAGVFLPRFKGFLTPVTARAFLLSQDWLEFSSYKERMLGLSLGLFSSKHHDLVYNLGWRTLADPSQMASRSIRRQLGHGLLSSIKYTFKIDRRNSTLRPTQGYSFVSSSHIGGISPDHRSMRFLRQEFDLRFAVPFGFYHAALNFGISAGVIFPWGTGFLNKPSSLPERFFLGGDFSPVCTVGGPTTVWGFKTRGLGPTEPRRHVTDNSTDENSESSGRDSIGGDLAVSVFADISFDLPLRWLKEHGVHGHIFAGAGNLAKLTENEFRNFSVPKFLQSFRSSVGAGVVIPTKFFRLECNYYYILKQYEHDRGKTGFRFSISAPS, from the exons ATGGCAAACTCAGACTCCgaaaaccaaaaccctaatAACGACCACGACGACCAACGTCCCTCTAATGTCACCGTCGACGACGAACCCGAACCCGACGAAGTCGATGACGACGAAGACGACGAAGGCGAAGACGAAGACGACCAAGAGCCATCTCTGCCACGAAATCCCCTCTCCGAGGAGGCACGGTTGCGTGCGGAGAAGTCCAAACTGGAGAACCTGGTCCACCGGATGTCGACCGAGCGAGTCGATCTGAGGGTCCACGATCTTCTGATCAAGGGCAACACGAAGACTAAGGAGCACTTGATCGAGGCCGAATTGGAGGGGATTAAGAAGGCTACCACCATGCAAGAGCTGCTCGAGGCCGCTGGGATTGCCAATGCGAAGCTTCAGCGGCTGGAGATATTTGATTCGGTTCGGATCACTCTTGATTCAGGCCCGCCGGAGCTTCCTGGAACTGCCAATGTAATTGTGGAGGTCGTTGAGACCAAGAGCCCGATTTCCGGAGAAATCGGTGCTTACACGAAGCCGGCG GCTAGGTCTTGGACAGCTGAAGGATCAGTTAAGTTCAAAAATCTGCTTGGATATGGGGATTTGTGGGATGGTTCTTTGGCATATGGTCCCAGCCAAACATCGGAGTTAAGTGCTGGTGTGTTTTTGCCCAGATTCAAAGGTTTTTTAACTCCTGTGACGGCACGCGCGTTCCTGCTTTCCCAAGATTGGCTGGAGTTCTCTTCTTATAAAGAGCGCATGTTGGGGCTCTCTCTTGGCTTATTTTCATCCAAGCACCATGATTTGGTATACAATCTTGGTTGGCGTACTCTGGCAGATCCATCACAAATGGCCTCTAGGTCAATAAGAAGGCAGCTCGGTCATGGCTTACTTTCATCTATCAAGTACACATTTAAGATTGACAGAAGAAATTCCACTTTGAGGCCAACTCAAGGTTAttcatttgtttcttctaGTCACATTGGTGGCATTTCACCCGATCATCGGAGTATGCGGTTCTTGCGGCAG GAGTTTGATCTTCGTTTTGCCGTCCCATTTGGATTTTATCATGCTGCACTTAACTTCGGGATCTCCGCAGGAGTAATTTTTCCGTGGGGGACTGGATTCTTGAACAAGCCCTCATCCCTTCCAGAGCGGTTCTTCTTGGGTGGTGATTTCTCTCCAGTTTGCACTGTGGGTGGCCCTACGACAGTGTGGGGATTCAAGACAAGGGGACTAGGACCTACTGAACCAAGAAGGCATGTCACAGATAATTCCACTGATGAGAATTCAGAATCGTCTGGAAGAGATTCTATTGGAGGAGATCTTGCTGTTTCTGTGTTTGCAGACATTTCATTTGATCTTCCACTTCGGTGGTTAAAAGAACATGGGGTCCATGGACATATTTTCGCAGGTGCCGGGAATCTCGCAAAATTGACTGAGAACGAGTTCCGGAACTTTTCTGTCCCGAAGTTCCTTCAGTCATTTCGAAGTTCTGTAGGAGCTGGGGTTGTTATCCCTACAAAATTCTTCCGCCTTGAG TGCAACTACTACTATATACTGAAGCAATATGAGCATGACCGTGGGAAGACTGGCTTTCGCTTTAGCATCTCAGCTCCATCATAG
- the LOC117618784 gene encoding inactive receptor-like serine/threonine-protein kinase At2g40270 isoform X1, producing the protein MNKKWKFSRLKDRLGMLGMVVVCLLIQNLSFCWSLNDEGLALLRFRDRVVSDPFGALSNWNDDDGEVDPCSWFGVECADGKVVVLNLKDLCLGGTLTPELRNLVHIKSIILRNNSFTGIIPGGIGDLKELEVLDLGYNNFSGPLPADLGSNFSLAILLLDNNRLLGILSPEIYNLEILSKFQVDENQLSGTGRESSCNERSISWNLAHIEHSIRGRVLQAATVPPSEPKFFFSFDSFIPNKAPTPEGPEPSASDSGPDGPASSPNTDVAPAPSSNSNPISPPTAPASSPSLSAPVASSKSLASKLKVALLTGGTGVAVFLAILIIVMYLYKSNKVATVKPWATGLSGQLQKAFVTGVPNLKRSELEAACEDFSNVIGSSPIGTVYKGTLSSGVEIAVASLVETSAKCWCSNLELQFRKKIKTLSKVSHKNFVSLIGYCEEEEPFTRMMVFEYAPNGTLFEHLHIKEAEHLDWIMRMRIAMGVAYCLDYMHQLNPPIAHNNLNSSSVQLTEDYAPKVSEYSFWNETAEAEKESPGIKLFNTPSANRESNVYSFGVILFEMVTGRLPYSVDNGSLEDWASDYLRGEQPLKEMVDPTLESFQEEQLDRIGEVIRSCVHPDPKQRPPMREVSARLREITGISPDGATPKLSPLWWAELELLSPDGS; encoded by the exons ATGAACAAGAAGTGGAAGTTCAGTAGGTTGAAGGACCGTTTGGGGATGCTGGGTATGGTGGTGGTCTGCTTGTTGATTCagaatttgagtttttgttggTCTTTGAATGATGAAG GTTTGGCGCTATTGAGGTTTAGAGATAGAGTAGTCAGTGACCCGTTTGGTGCTTTGTCGAATTGGAACGATGATGATGGAGAGGTTGACCCTTGCTCATGGTTCGGGGTCGAGTGTGCAGATGGAAAAGTTGTGGTGTT GAACTTAAAAGATCTTTGTCTGGGTGGAACGTTAACACCTGAGCTCAGGAACCTTGTCCATATAAAGTCTAT TATTTTGCGCAACAATTCCTTTACGGGGATCATTCCTGGAGGGATCGGAGACTTGAAGGAATTGGAGGTGTTAGATTTAGGATACAACAACTTCAGTGGACCACTTCCGGCAGACCTTGGCAGCAATTTTTCGTTGGCAATCCT CCTACTGGATAACAACAGGCTTCTTGGTATCTTATCTCCTGAAATTTACAACCTGGAGATTCTTTCCAAATTTCAAGTTGATGAGAATCAGCTTTCTGGTACAGGCAGAGAATCATCTTGCAATGAAAGATCCATTTCATG GAACCTCGCTCATATTGAACACTCTATTCGTGGGAGAGTGCTCCAAGCAGCAACTGTCCCTCCTTCAGagcctaaattttttttcagctTTGATTCATTTATTCCCAACAAAGCACCAACGCCAGAAGGGCCAGAACCTTCTGCTTCAGACTCAGGCCCAGATGGTCCGGCATCTTCCCCAAATACTGATGTTGCACCTGCACCATCATCCAACTCGAATCCAATTTCCCCACCTACCGCACCAGCTTCCTCACCTTCACTTTCTGCTCCAGTAGCAAGTTCCAAAAGTTTGGCATCAAAGCTTAAAGTCGCGCTATTGACTGGAGGCACAGGCGTGGCTGTTTTTCTTGCAATTTTAATCATTGTTATGTATCTTTATAAAAGCAACAAGGTAGCTACTGTCAAACCTTGGGCCACAGGATTAAGTGGACAGCTCCAAAAAGCCTTCGTCACTG GGGTACCAAATCTTAAGAGATCAGAGCTTGAAGCGGCTTGTGAAGATTTCAGTAATGTAATAGGTTCTTCACCAATTGGTACAGTGTACAAAGGGACATTGTCTAGTGGCGTTGAAATTGCGGTGGCTTCTCTTGTAGAGACATCTGCTAAGTGTTGGTGCAGCAATTTAGAGTTGCAGTTCAGGAAGAAG ATCAAAACATTATCAAAAGTGAGCCACAAGAATTTTGTCAGCCTTATTGGGTActgtgaggaagaagaacctTTCACTAGAATGATGGTTTTTGAATATGCTCCCAATGGGACACTTTTTGAGCATTTACACA TAAAAGAAGCTGAGCACTTGGATTGGATAATGCGAATGAGAATAGCAATGGGAGTGGCCTACTGCCTTGATTATATGCACCAGCTGAACCCGCCTATAGCTCACAACAACTTGAATTCTTCATCTGTCCAGCTAACAGAGGATTATGCGCCAAAGGTCTCAGAATATAGTTTCTGGAACGAGACCGCTGAAGCTGAGAAAGAATCACCTGGCATAAAGCTTTTTAACACACCATCAGCAAACAGAGAAAGTAATGTTTACAGCTTTGGTGTCATACTGTTTGAAATGGTAACAGGCAGACTTCCTTATTCAGTGGACAATGGCTCACTTGAAGACTGGGCTTCTGACTACTTGAGAGGTGAGCAACCCCTCAAAGAAATGGTTGATCCAACTCTAGAATCTTTCCAAGAGGAGCAGCTGGATCGAATCGGAGAAGTAATAAGATCTTGCGTCCACCCTGACCCGAAACAAAGACCGCCAATGAGAGAAGTCAGTGCAAGATTGAGAGAAATAACTGGAATTTCACCTGATGGGGCAACCCCAAAACTCTCCCCTCTTTGGTGGGCAGAGCTTGAACTGTTGTCTCCAGATGGAAGCTAG
- the LOC117619031 gene encoding probable inactive serine/threonine-protein kinase bub1 isoform X2, producing MDFVDDPRALLRTMEANQIGTKHSLFYQAYALYYEKNKKFEEAEKMYHLGVQKLAEPIGELEKSYEQFLRRLERHRRHRNQCQEKRTTKRPLSDRSIPPSGERNKENACRTGARPIEPEHDANISKHQVTAKIGSDESRMFGSDDTVVAKFVDTAVVGKSEAEDACHHGLVDPTINMKEAMSAINNMFREPLETAPVSRKSRQCQRRDDNLGNGFKVFVDENLDNRGKSEDKIEELSLPVLQHRRTATQQSLQEPLNIFIDDNKDSPDQSDVQNSTEDSTSPASHGNVFVFPNPKDLPGESSGDLDVGGSSQPRFREDTMVCRFVGSTISDEPQVENVCHHGLVDPTINLKEAMDDINNMFGKPMEFVRKRRVKKQDKGIDRKNDFGGFSILPDDNLDHKQEKKMPDLPRRSRDADLFEATVTTKEAMDEINKMFGMPLDF from the exons ATGGATTTTGTAGATGATCCGAGAGCATTGTTGAGAACAATGGAGGCTAACCAAATTGGGACAAAGCACTCTCTATTCTATCAGGCATATGCTCTCTACTatgaaaagaacaagaaatttGAAGAGGCTGAAAAGATGTACCACTTGGGAGTGCAAAA GCTTGCAGAGCCCATTGGAGAGTTAGAGAAATCGTATGAGCAGTTCCTTCGTCGCCTGGAGAGACACAGGAGACACCGCAACCAG TGCCAGGAAAAGAGAACAACAAAAAGGCCTTTGTCAGATAGGAGTATCCCTCCAAGTGGAGAAAGGAACAAAGAAAATGCGTGCAGGACTGGGGCCAGGCCTATAGAACCTGAGCATGATGCAAATATAAGTAAGCATCAAGTGACTGCTAAAATAGGGTCAGATGAATCCAGGATGTTTGGCAGTGATGATACAGTTGTGGCGAAGTTTGTAGACACTGCCGTTGTTGGAAAGTCTGAAGCAGAAGATGCATGTCACCATGGATTGGTGGATCCTACAATAAACATGAAAGAGGCCATGAGCGCCATAAATAACATGTTTCGAGAGCCTTTAGAGACAGCTCCAGTTAGTAGAAAATCACGCCAATGTCAAAGGAGGGACGATAATCTGGGAAACGGATTCAAggtatttgttgatgaaaaCTTGGATAATAGAGGCAAATCTGAAGATAAAATCGAAGAGTTGAGTTTGCCAGTGCTGCAGCATAGGAGAACTGCTACCCAGCAGTCTCTCCAAGAACCTTTGAACATTTTCATTGATGATAATAAAGATAGCCCTGATCAGAGTGATGTCCAAAATTCGACAGAAGATTCTACCTCACCTGCTTCACATGGAAatgtttttgtgtttccaAATCCAAAAGATCTTCCAGGTGAAAGCTCTGGTGATTTGGATGTTGGAGGCTCATCTCAACCAAGGTTTAGAGAGGATACCATGGTTTGTAGGTTTGTTGGGTCTACCATTTCGGATGAGCCACAGGTGGAAAATGTTTGCCACCATGGTTTAGTAGACCCCACAATCAACTTAAAGGAAGCCATGGATGATATCAATAACATGTTTGGGAAGCCAATGGAGTTTGTACGGAAGAGGAGAGTGAAGAAGCAGGACAAAGGAATAGATagaaaaaatgattttggtggCTTTTCTATACTTCCTGATGATAACTTGGACCataaacaagagaagaaaatgccAGATTTACCACGAAGATCAAGAGATGCTGATTTGTTTGAGGCCACTGTAACAACAAAGGAGGCCATGGATGAGATCAATAAGATGTTTGGAATGCCCTTGGACTTTTAG